The following is a genomic window from Deinococcus arcticus.
CCAGCTTGAGCCTGCGAGTCAGGTCCAGTTTGAACTCCCCGTATGGGTTGATGTGGTGGTGCATCAGGGGCGACAGGGCACGCCAGTCCTCGGCGGTCATCCGCTGCCGCCACGTCTCGCTGCCCAGCACTCGCTGGATCATCAGGGTGTTGACGTACACCAGGCTGTTTTGCAGCAGTTGCAGCGCCAGCATGGAGATTTCCTGCGCTTCGAGGTTGTTGGTGCTGATCTCCCCGCCCTTGCCGAAGAAGATGAAGTTGGTCGTGCCATTCCAAGTTTCAATGACGTTCAGCCCCTCGTGAATCTCCCGGCGCACCTCCTCCCGGTGCAGGTACTCGCAGACGAAGATGGTCCGCAGCACCTTCCCCAGTTCGCACAGGGCTGCGTAGGTCGGGTGCTGGGCGTTGGCCCGGGTGAAGCGTTGCAGGATGGCCTCGGGGTCGGCCAGCCCCAGACGCAGTGCCGTCGCGTACTTGACCATCGGCTCGTACTGCTGCCGGATGAGGTCCCAGCGGATCGACCGCTGTGCCTGCACAGCGGCCAAGTTCGGCACCTGAGCCGCGAACGCCATATTCGGCAGGTACAGCCGCTGATGGGCGATGTCCGCCAGACGGGGCATCAGTTTGAACCCCAGCAGGTGGGTGAAGGCGAAGCCCGGCTCGCTCTGCCCGTGGGTGTCTACATAGTTCTTCTCGACAGACAGCGAGGTGCAGTGGCGCAGGACCCCCTCGATCATGGCCGCCACTTCTGAAGAGGAGCAGGACTTCATGCTGGAGTAGATGCTACTGGCACGTCTCTCGACGTGCCAGTAGATCATCACCCCATCCCCGCCGTACCGGATGGACCGCTGCGTCCGCAGGTTCCCGTCCCAGGCGGCGTATTTCTTGGCATCACTGGCGCAACTGGTGGTCCCCTCGCCCCAGATGTCCGGGCGGCGCGCGGCCAGCGTGGCGTTCACGACTGCGGCGTTCGCCGCCCGCAGCGCGTCACGGTGGATGTAGTGCCGCCGGACGTACTTCAGATCCGAGTACCCGACCCCGTCCTGCCCGGCGGCCACCCGCTTCAGTCCTGTGTTCGTCCCCAGGCCGTACAGGCACAGCAGCAAGCGCTGCTGGAGCTGGTCACGGGGCATGTTCTCGCGCGTCATGAAGCTCTTGAAGTGCGGGGTAATCCCCGCACGCCGGTCCACCTCGACCAGGACATCGAGCAACTGGGTGTTCCAGAACTGCCGCCCCACCTCACCCTTCACCGTGTCGTAGAAGGGCGGGTCCGGCTGCCGGGTCAGGGGCGTGACCACGAAGCGGCCCCCGTCCCGCGCGACCACCCGCACGCCGGGATTCTTCGGCAGGCCGTCGTGCAGCATCACCAGGGCGTCCTTGAGCTGCTGCTCCAGACCCTGCACGAAGGTATCCACCTCCTGCGGCTGTCTGAGCGCCTGGAAGTAGCTTTCTTTCCTGGCTTCGAAGTCCTGGGGCAGGTCCTTGTCGGGGTCGCGGTACTTGTCGGCCCCGATCACCCAGATTTCGCGGGACCGCAAAGCGTCCCGCAGCGCGGACAGGACGCACAGCTCGTAATTCACGCGGTTGACCCGCATTCCACCATCCGGCCCCCGTTCGAGAATCAGGTCACGGATGTTCCGGTCGATCACGCCACCGACCGGGATGTGTTCCTCGTACGGATAGATTCTCGCGTTGCTGTCCACATATCGCCCCAGCAGGCCCAGGGCGTCAATCACCGGCTGATGCCGGTGATTGTTGGACCGGAACGACAGCTCGGTGAGCAGCCAGGGGATCATCCGGCGGTAGTGGCTGCGGTAGGTGCCG
Proteins encoded in this region:
- a CDS encoding Tn3 family transposase translates to MQQRWTIDELIDTWTLLPTETDLLRNKTGPTRLGFAVMLKAFQHEGRFPYNTHEVPEAVVEYVARQVGVATDEYRDFNWRSRNSSYQRQDIRAFCGFREFTTEDAGTLTDWLSQSVVPHETRSGAVTEAALRWLRENGIEPPSPGRLQRFVDAAERHYDLRLCQTIHNRLSTEHRAGLEALLRPTALEEDQPEDHEGQGPRSSALQNLRTNSEKRGVESVEEQIEKLRLLRRLQLPQALFADVAPHVLTRYRERASNESPSHFRAQTPSVRLTLLAAFCVARMTELTDALVTHLVDMVHHINVKAERRVERNFVAEFRRVHNKDRILERLLEAALGNPDGTVREVLFPVVDEQTLRDLLREYKEKGGFRQQVHTIVRGTYRSHYRRMIPWLLTELSFRSNNHRHQPVIDALGLLGRYVDSNARIYPYEEHIPVGGVIDRNIRDLILERGPDGGMRVNRVNYELCVLSALRDALRSREIWVIGADKYRDPDKDLPQDFEARKESYFQALRQPQEVDTFVQGLEQQLKDALVMLHDGLPKNPGVRVVARDGGRFVVTPLTRQPDPPFYDTVKGEVGRQFWNTQLLDVLVEVDRRAGITPHFKSFMTRENMPRDQLQQRLLLCLYGLGTNTGLKRVAAGQDGVGYSDLKYVRRHYIHRDALRAANAAVVNATLAARRPDIWGEGTTSCASDAKKYAAWDGNLRTQRSIRYGGDGVMIYWHVERRASSIYSSMKSCSSSEVAAMIEGVLRHCTSLSVEKNYVDTHGQSEPGFAFTHLLGFKLMPRLADIAHQRLYLPNMAFAAQVPNLAAVQAQRSIRWDLIRQQYEPMVKYATALRLGLADPEAILQRFTRANAQHPTYAALCELGKVLRTIFVCEYLHREEVRREIHEGLNVIETWNGTTNFIFFGKGGEISTNNLEAQEISMLALQLLQNSLVYVNTLMIQRVLGSETWRQRMTAEDWRALSPLMHHHINPYGEFKLDLTRRLKLEVEVDA